One Acidobacteriota bacterium genomic window, CGGAATTCTCGCCGGCCAGATCGACGCCGGTGGCTTTCCCCAAGCCGAAGGCCCGAGCGTAGCGGGCAATGGTCTCGATGCCCAAAGTTTGGCCGAGGTGGTAGAAGTACACGTTGCAGGACCGCTCCAGGGCCTGGCGCAAATTGATCCAGCCGTGGCCGCTCAGCTTGTCGCAGCGGAAGCGGTGGTTGTAGATGGTGGCCGATCCCCGGCAGTACACCCGCTCCTGCTCGTTGATCACCGCTTCGGCAAGGCCCGCCGCGGCCATTACGATCTTGAACACCGAACCGGGTGAGTGGGCGTTGCGGATCACCCGGTTTTGCAGCGGATCGTCCGGATGGTCGAGCAATTCCTGCCACTGTTCCGGCTCCAGGCCGCGGGCGAAGAGATTCGGATCGAAGGACGGCGACGACACCATTGCCAGAATCGCGCCGCTGCGCGGATCGAGGGCCACCACCGCGCCGGTGCGCTCTCGCATCAACTCCTCGGCCGCTTGCTGTAGACCGAGGTCCAAGGTGAGCTGAAGGTTGCTCCCGGGATCCGCCGGCACGCGGTTTTGCTCCTGGAGGGTCTTGCCGCGGCTGTCCACCACCACCACCTGCTCGCCGGCACCGCCGCGCAGTTGGCGGTCGTAGGTTTGCTCAATCCCCTCCTTGCCCTTGCGCTCGCCGGGGCGATAGCTCGGATCCACGGCCAGATCGCGCGGCGAGACCTGGCCGATGTAGCCCAGAGCGTGCGCCGTCTGTGGGCCGTGGCGGTAGAGCCGCAAGGGCTGCGCCCGGATTTCCAACTCCGGATGCTCGCGGCCGGTGACGCTGATCTGGGCGACCTGGGCAAGGGTGAGATTCTGGGCGATGGTCACCGGTACGAAATCCGGCCGGTCGCGACCCTTGGCGAGTTCCGCCTGCAGCCGCTCGAGGGGCCGGCCGAGGGTCGCTGCGGCATAGGCCAGGCTCGCCGCCGGATCGTCCGCGCGGCTGCGGTCGAGGAGCAGATCGTAGCTCGGCACGTTCTCCACCAGCACCCGGTCATTGCGGTCGAAGATCAGCCCGCGCGGTGCCCGCAGAGAGGTCTTGCGCAGGCGGTTGTTCTCCGCCAGATCGGCGTAGTGGCCGCCGCGGACGAGCTGGTGGTACCAGTAGCTGATGCCGATCAGCACCATCAGCGTCACCACCAGGGCGGTCAACAACCGCACCCGAGTGAGCAGAATGTCGCGATATTCGCGAACCGCTTTCATCGATCCTTCTCCATCGCCTTACCCCAGGTGAACTCGGTCCATACGGCTGCGCCGACGGCGCGCGGAACGGCCCCGCCACCAACCGCCAAGGGCGAAGAGCACGGAGCCCAAGACCCCGCAAGCGACGGCCCGCAGCACCAGGTGGATGGGGTTCGGCAAAGGCGGCGACGGCAGCAGGATCGAGGTCAGGGCGAGCACGATGAGCTGCTGCGCCAGCACCGCCCCGGCGACCATCGGGAACACCCCCATCGCCCGCTCGATGACGATGCGCTGCACGATCTTGGCGGTGACATAGCCGACGAGCGTGTTGGCGAACCCATAGAGGCCGAAGAGACCCACGGTCATCGAATCTTGTACGTTGCCGACCAGGAATCCGCCCAGCAGGCCTTGCAGGGGGTCACCGCTCAAGGCGGTGAGCACCGTCAGCACGACAAAAAAGTCCAGGTAGGAGATCAACCCCGGCGCCCAGCGGGCGGCCACCGCGTGGGCCAACACCGCCAGCGCCAGGCCGACGAAGTAGCGGCTGGCGGTCATGGCGCGGGCACCGCCAGAGCGTCCTGGGTTTCCGACCCGGAGTCGTCCATCAGGACTGTCGGCAGCCGTTTGGGCCCCAGCAGGTAGACGTGGTCCAAACGGTCCGTGTCCACCGCCCACTCCACGGCGATGCGGTAGAAGAGATCGTCTCCCTTCGCCACCTCGGAAACCACGCCGATGGGGATCCCCCGCGGATACACCCCGTCGAAGCCGGAGGTCAGCACCCGGTCGCCGGCCAACACGTCTGCCTGGAGGGGCACGAAATCGAGTTCCAGACTGTCGGCGCCGCTCCGCACCACGCCCTGGCGGCGGGTGCGTTCAACCACCGCGCCGACCGCCGCCGTCTGGTCGTCGATCATCTGGACTTTGGCGTAGGGGCCGGCCACCTGCACCACCCGGCCGAGCAGGCCGTCGCGGGTCAGCACCGGCTGATTGACCACCACCGACG contains:
- the mrdA gene encoding penicillin-binding protein 2 → MKAVREYRDILLTRVRLLTALVVTLMVLIGISYWYHQLVRGGHYADLAENNRLRKTSLRAPRGLIFDRNDRVLVENVPSYDLLLDRSRADDPAASLAYAAATLGRPLERLQAELAKGRDRPDFVPVTIAQNLTLAQVAQISVTGREHPELEIRAQPLRLYRHGPQTAHALGYIGQVSPRDLAVDPSYRPGERKGKEGIEQTYDRQLRGGAGEQVVVVDSRGKTLQEQNRVPADPGSNLQLTLDLGLQQAAEELMRERTGAVVALDPRSGAILAMVSSPSFDPNLFARGLEPEQWQELLDHPDDPLQNRVIRNAHSPGSVFKIVMAAAGLAEAVINEQERVYCRGSATIYNHRFRCDKLSGHGWINLRQALERSCNVYFYHLGQTLGIETIARYARAFGLGKATGVDLAGENSGLVPDAAWSERVRDTPWFAGETISVAIGQGPLLVTPIQVARMTAAVANGGTLVRPHLVQGQAAQSPPPRLPVPPDLLRPVREGLSAVVNEVTGTAHRVAYLEGLEIAGKTGTVQVVARARVEGELTGNFRNHGWFTSFAPADDPQLVVVVFAEHGESGSGGAAPIARALYEEYFQSETDPAPAI
- the mreD gene encoding rod shape-determining protein MreD — translated: MTASRYFVGLALAVLAHAVAARWAPGLISYLDFFVVLTVLTALSGDPLQGLLGGFLVGNVQDSMTVGLFGLYGFANTLVGYVTAKIVQRIVIERAMGVFPMVAGAVLAQQLIVLALTSILLPSPPLPNPIHLVLRAVACGVLGSVLFALGGWWRGRSARRRRSRMDRVHLG
- the mreC gene encoding rod shape-determining protein MreC, whose product is MDERRTAWLLAFILGGQLLMMAIQAPTSGRGDNFFEGLVLQIVAPVPRAVSAVSARAARFIEALRRQSEIISRNRELRRRIEELEIERMTLRAAERRIQRLEEAGTYTPPPDFDLSAADVVFLDTFSGLNSLLIYIGQASVVVNQPVLTRDGLLGRVVQVAGPYAKVQMIDDQTAAVGAVVERTRRQGVVRSGADSLELDFVPLQADVLAGDRVLTSGFDGVYPRGIPIGVVSEVAKGDDLFYRIAVEWAVDTDRLDHVYLLGPKRLPTVLMDDSGSETQDALAVPAP